From the Dunckerocampus dactyliophorus isolate RoL2022-P2 chromosome 12, RoL_Ddac_1.1, whole genome shotgun sequence genome, one window contains:
- the sik3 gene encoding serine/threonine-protein kinase SIK3 homolog isoform X3, with protein MAAVSSGGAAGTPAAGITHSARPTHAGMGPQNRVQPSAGLSHASRPSTATGCITNPVQASTTRPPPARVGHYEIERTIGKGNFAVVKLATHIYTKAKVAIKIVDKTQLDDENLKKIFREVQIMKLLKHPHIIRLYQVMETERMIYLVTEYASGGEIFDHLVAHGRMAEKDARKKFKQIVAAVHFCHCRNIVHRDLKAENLLLDHNLNIKIADFGFSNLFSRGQLLKTWCGSPPYAAPELFEGKEYDGPKVDIWSLGVVLYVLVCGALPFDGSTLQNLRARVLSGKFRIPFFMSTDCEYLIRHMLVLEPSRRLSMEQICKNKWMRQGDPDPDFDRLIAECEQVKTERETELINEQVLIAMSEMGLDRERTIQSLQTDAYDHYSAIYTLLSDRLKKHKTLRVAPPTPRSISYPLNTLQMDPQGNPVSITVPHVQLINPENQIVEPEGNMALDSDEGEEPSPEAMARYLSMRRHTVGVPDQRTEMQEDLQKLPPGFPRGAVPQPPFPPLSPAMGQMHTLMPTQSLQPTQQLEYKEQSLLQPPTLQLLNGMGPLGRRASDGGANIQLHAQLLKRPRGPSPLVTSPHPIPAVAPVDEEGSDGEPDQEAVQRSSYKDCNTLHLPMERFSPVRRFSDGAATIQAFKTHLENGSLLKQLKQECEQLQKMYAIQQDERFLEHTQQQHVLYQQEQQILHQQIQGLSLGHGESQPSHLTHQLQRLRIQPSSPPPTHPSNHLFRQPNQSSPPGSAGIMQGHGPSSVPFQHGSPSLYQGQSGSPPPTGLQRVSLPTNQQSASVHPSVPMAPGVPQQQQVTIQVQEVELAGGQQRQGSFLSTPCGHRVLGKQLSADNAESHSRSLGRFTSAYEQTQFNPHLFSGDATTRPPPGVVSSYNPYLQGASLKVPGLEGYQSGTLGTSGYGTPSTLQQALLSPTPLDYRPPQQHVTPTLQGLLSPRHSLTGHADPRLPLQDLAALQKRQLPRSCPAPPTQPTSAAPEYEEMLLLRQLGQGETLEPQAPQGSPGGKHYHHLLQIRSPEVQPQQAPSPTLPHSESMEEDEVPSAYHHTHEGLLAKAADGQELLSPPRGGTPPYSSPTHRHGYISLSPPVTRDPENVECRPAGQAMEVPDHNGLGFSRGQQGDAYRSRGQLQRHHTIQTCDDAYDQTEPMSGMSLLAGKALSSARMSDILSQTSLSGSQQLHQREESAVCDGEGELHAAACYPSSCTTDMLLSYKPPDLQYSMEQAGV; from the exons ATGGCGGCCGTGTCAAGCGGAGGTGCTGCTGGGACTCCCGCGGCCGGGATaacgcactctgcccgaccgaCCCACGCCGGCATGGGCCCTCAGAACCGAGTCCAGCCATCCGCTGGGCTCAGCCACGCCAGTCGTCCAAGCACGGCCACCGGGTGCATCACAAATCCTGTCCAGGCTTCGACCACCAGGCCCCCCCCTGCCCGAGTGGGCCACTACGAGATCGAGCGGACCATCGGCAAGGGAAATTTCGCGGTCGTTAAACTGGCCACACACATCTATACAAAAGCAAAG GTGGCTATAAAAATAGTGGATAAGACCCAGCTGGACGATGAAAACTTGAAAAAGATCTTTAGGGAGGTGCAAATAATGAAGTTGCTCAAGCACCCCCACATCATCCGTCTGTACCAg gtgatggagaCAGAGAGGATGATCTATTTGGTAACTGAATATGCTAGTGGTGGAGAGATTTTTG ACCACCTGGTTGCCCATGGTCGTATGGCAGAAAAGGATGCCAGGAAGAAGTTCAAGCAGATTGTGGCAGCAGTTCATTTTTGCCACTGCCGTAACATCGTCCACAGAGACCTAAAAGCCGAGAATCTTCTTTTGGACCACAATCTAAACATCAAAATAGCAG ACTTTGGTTTCAGTAACCTGTTTTCCCGAGGTCAGCTGTTAAAGACCTGGTGTGGCAGCCCTCCCTATGCTGCACCAGAGCTATTTGAAGGCAAGGAGTATGATGGGCCGAAAGTAGATATATGG AGCTTAGGTGTGGTGTTATATGTGTTGGTGTGTGGCGCCCTACCTTTTGACGGCAGTACTTTACAGAATTTGCGAGCACGTGTCCTAAGTGGCAAATTCCGTATCCCCTTCTTTATGTCTACAG ACTGTGAGTACTTGATCAGACACATGTTGGTGCTGGAGCCCAGCAGGCGGCTAAGCATGGAACAGATATGTAAGAACAAGTGGATGAGACAAGGAGACCCAGACCCTGACTTTGACAGG TTGATAGCAGAGTGTGAGCAGGTTAAAACCGAGAGGGAAACCGAACTCATCAACGAACAGGTGCTGATAGCCATGTCTGAGATGGGCCTGGACCGAGAACGCACAATACAG TCCCTACAAACAGATGCATATGATCACTACAGCGCTATCTACACTTTGCTGTCAGACCGTCTGAAGAAACACAAGACTTTGCGTGTCGCTCCACCCACTCCACGCTCCATTAGCTATCCCCTGAACACTCTACAG ATGGATCCACAGGGTAATCCAGTTAGCATAACTGTTCCTCATGTCCAGCTTATCAACCCTGAGAACCAGATCGTTGAG CCGGAGGGCAATATGGCACTGGACAGTGATGAAGGTGAAGAACCATCTCCTGAAGCCATGGCTCGCTACCTCTCAATGAGGCGGCACACTGTGGGGGTACCAGACCAAAG GACAGAGATGCAGGAGGACCTCCAGAAACTGCCACCGGGTTTTCCTCGGGGAGCAGTGCCTCAGCCCCCTTTTCCTCCACTCTCGCCAGCAATGGGACAAATGCACACTCTCATGCCAACCCAGAGCCTCCAGCCCACACAGCAGTTGGAATACAAG GAGCAGTCGCTGCTGCAACCACCCACTCTGCAGTTACTCAATGGCATGGGACCCCTGGGTCGACGAGCTTCAGATGGCGGTGCCAATATCCAACTGCATGCTCAGCTTTTGAAGAGGCCCCGGGGCCCATCACCACTTGTTACCAGTCCA CACCCTATCCCTGCTGTCGCTCCGGTGGATGAAGAGGGATCAGATGGCGAACCAGATCAAGAGGCAGTGCAGAG ATCCAGTTATAAAGATTGCAACACCCTGCACCTTCCCATGGAACGCTTCTCACCCGTCAGACGCTTCTCTGATGGTGCCGCTACCATTCAAGCCTTCAAAACGCACCTAGAGAACGGTAGCCTCCTTAAGCAACTCAAGCAG GAGTGTGAACAGCTACAGAAAATGTATGCGATTCAGCAAGATGAGCGGTTCCTGGAGCACACCCAGCAACAGCATGTCCTCTACCAGCAAGAGCAACAAATCCTCCACCAGCAAATCCAG GGTCTATCTTTAGGCCATGGAGAGAGCCAGCCCAGTCACCTAACCCACCAGCTCCAGAG GTTGCGCATCCAACCATCCAGTCCTCCACCAACACATCCCAGCAACCACCTCTTCAGACAGCCAAATCAGAGTTCTCCACCTGGCTCTGCAGGCATTATGCAAGGGCACG GTCCATCTTCAGTCCCCTTTCAACATGGTTCTCCTTCACTGTACCAGGGCCAAAGTGGTAGCCCACCCCCCACAGGTCTTCAAAGAGTATCGCTACcaaccaatcagcagtcagCATCTGTCCACCCATCTGTCCCAATGGCTCCGGGTGTACCTCAGCAGCAGCAA GTGACAATCCAAGTGCAGGAAGTGGAGTTAGCAGGTGGACAACAGAGACAAGGCAGCTTTTTGTCCACACCTTGTGGACACAGAGTTCTTGGGAAGCAGTTGAGTGCAGACAATGCGGAGTCTCACAG TCGAAGCCTGGGACGCTTCACATCAGCTTATGAGCAGACCCAGTTCAATCCCCACCTTTTTTCTGGTGATGCAACCACCCGCCCCCCACCTGGAGTGGTGAGCTCTTATAACCCTTATCTGCAGGGAGCCTCTCTCAAAGTACCTGGCTTGGAAGGTTACCAGAGTGGAACATTGGGGACCAGTGGTTACGGCACCCCATCAACACTACAGCAAGCATTACTCTCTCCAACGCCATTGGACTACCGTCCCCCACAACAGCATGTAACACCCACTCTGCAGGGGCTCCTGTCCCCCCGCCACTCTTTAACAGGCCATGCAGATCCCAGACTACCGCTCCAGGACCTGGCTGCACTGCAGAAGAGGCAGCTTCCTCGCtcatgcccagcacccccgaCACAACCCACCAGTGCAGCACCAGAATACGAAGAGATGCTGCTGTTGCGTCAGCTTGGCCAGGGTGAGACTTTGGAACCACAGGCACCCCAGGGATCTCCAGGAGGCAAACATtaccaccacctcctccagatACGATCACCAGAAGTCCAGCCACAGCAAGCCCCCAGTCCCACCTTGCCCCACTCGGAGAGCATGGAGGAAGATGAGGTACCATCTGCCTACCACCACACACATGAAGGCCTGCTGGCCAAAGCAGCAGACGGTCAAGAGCTCCTGAGTCCTCCTAGAGGCGGCACTCCTCCCTACAGTTCCCCTACACACAGACATGGGTATATCAGTCTGAGTCCTCCAGTAACTCGAG ATCCTGAAAATGTAGAGTGCAGACCGGCAGGGCAAGCCATGGAGGTGCCTGATCATAATGGTTTGGGCTTTTCACGAGGTCAGCAAGGAGATGCGTACAGGTCCCGAGGACAACTCCAACGCCACCACACTATCCAGACGTGTGATGATGCATAT GACCAGACCGAGCCCATGTCTGGGATGAGCCTGTTGGCCGGGAAAGCCCTAAGTTCTGCTCGCATGTCAGACATTCTCAGCCAGACGTCACTGTCAGGAAGCCAGCAGCTGCACCAGCGGGAAGAGTCAG CAGTATGTGACGGTGAAGGGGAGCTCCATGCGGCGGCCTGTTATCCCTCTTCCTGCACCACAGATATGCTCCTCAGCTACAAGCCACCTGACCTGCAGTACAGCATGGAGCAGGCTGGAGTCTAG
- the sik3 gene encoding serine/threonine-protein kinase SIK3 homolog isoform X5, producing MAAVSSGGAAGTPAAGITHSARPTHAGMGPQNRVQPSAGLSHASRPSTATGCITNPVQASTTRPPPARVGHYEIERTIGKGNFAVVKLATHIYTKAKVAIKIVDKTQLDDENLKKIFREVQIMKLLKHPHIIRLYQVMETERMIYLVTEYASGGEIFDHLVAHGRMAEKDARKKFKQIVAAVHFCHCRNIVHRDLKAENLLLDHNLNIKIADFGFSNLFSRGQLLKTWCGSPPYAAPELFEGKEYDGPKVDIWSLGVVLYVLVCGALPFDGSTLQNLRARVLSGKFRIPFFMSTDCEYLIRHMLVLEPSRRLSMEQICKNKWMRQGDPDPDFDRLIAECEQVKTERETELINEQVLIAMSEMGLDRERTIQSLQTDAYDHYSAIYTLLSDRLKKHKTLRVAPPTPRSISYPLNTLQMDPQGNPVSITVPHVQLINPENQIVEPEGNMALDSDEGEEPSPEAMARYLSMRRHTVGVPDQRTEMQEDLQKLPPGFPRGAVPQPPFPPLSPAMGQMHTLMPTQSLQPTQQLEYKEQSLLQPPTLQLLNGMGPLGRRASDGGANIQLHAQLLKRPRGPSPLVTSPHPIPAVAPVDEEGSDGEPDQEAVQRSSYKDCNTLHLPMERFSPVRRFSDGAATIQAFKTHLENGSLLKQLKQECEQLQKMYAIQQDERFLEHTQQQHVLYQQEQQILHQQIQGLSLGHGESQPSHLTHQLQRLRIQPSSPPPTHPSNHLFRQPNQSSPPGSAGIMQGHGPSSVPFQHGSPSLYQGQSGSPPPTGLQRVSLPTNQQSASVHPSVPMAPGVPQQQQVTIQVQEVELAGGQQRQGSFLSTPCGHRVLGKQLSADNAESHSRSLGRFTSAYEQTQFNPHLFSGDATTRPPPGVVSSYNPYLQGASLKVPGLEGYQSGTLGTSGYGTPSTLQQALLSPTPLDYRPPQQHVTPTLQGLLSPRHSLTGHADPRLPLQDLAALQKRQLPRSCPAPPTQPTSAAPEYEEMLLLRQLGQGETLEPQAPQGSPGGKHYHHLLQIRSPEVQPQQAPSPTLPHSESMEEDEVPSAYHHTHEGLLAKAADGQELLSPPRGGTPPYSSPTHRHGYISLSPPVTRDPENVECRPAGQAMEVPDHNGLGFSRGQQGDAYRSRGQLQRHHTIQTCDDAYDQTEPMSGMSLLAGKALSSARMSDILSQTSLSGSQQLHQREESVCDGEGELHAAACYPSSCTTDMLLSYKPPDLQYSMEQAGV from the exons ATGGCGGCCGTGTCAAGCGGAGGTGCTGCTGGGACTCCCGCGGCCGGGATaacgcactctgcccgaccgaCCCACGCCGGCATGGGCCCTCAGAACCGAGTCCAGCCATCCGCTGGGCTCAGCCACGCCAGTCGTCCAAGCACGGCCACCGGGTGCATCACAAATCCTGTCCAGGCTTCGACCACCAGGCCCCCCCCTGCCCGAGTGGGCCACTACGAGATCGAGCGGACCATCGGCAAGGGAAATTTCGCGGTCGTTAAACTGGCCACACACATCTATACAAAAGCAAAG GTGGCTATAAAAATAGTGGATAAGACCCAGCTGGACGATGAAAACTTGAAAAAGATCTTTAGGGAGGTGCAAATAATGAAGTTGCTCAAGCACCCCCACATCATCCGTCTGTACCAg gtgatggagaCAGAGAGGATGATCTATTTGGTAACTGAATATGCTAGTGGTGGAGAGATTTTTG ACCACCTGGTTGCCCATGGTCGTATGGCAGAAAAGGATGCCAGGAAGAAGTTCAAGCAGATTGTGGCAGCAGTTCATTTTTGCCACTGCCGTAACATCGTCCACAGAGACCTAAAAGCCGAGAATCTTCTTTTGGACCACAATCTAAACATCAAAATAGCAG ACTTTGGTTTCAGTAACCTGTTTTCCCGAGGTCAGCTGTTAAAGACCTGGTGTGGCAGCCCTCCCTATGCTGCACCAGAGCTATTTGAAGGCAAGGAGTATGATGGGCCGAAAGTAGATATATGG AGCTTAGGTGTGGTGTTATATGTGTTGGTGTGTGGCGCCCTACCTTTTGACGGCAGTACTTTACAGAATTTGCGAGCACGTGTCCTAAGTGGCAAATTCCGTATCCCCTTCTTTATGTCTACAG ACTGTGAGTACTTGATCAGACACATGTTGGTGCTGGAGCCCAGCAGGCGGCTAAGCATGGAACAGATATGTAAGAACAAGTGGATGAGACAAGGAGACCCAGACCCTGACTTTGACAGG TTGATAGCAGAGTGTGAGCAGGTTAAAACCGAGAGGGAAACCGAACTCATCAACGAACAGGTGCTGATAGCCATGTCTGAGATGGGCCTGGACCGAGAACGCACAATACAG TCCCTACAAACAGATGCATATGATCACTACAGCGCTATCTACACTTTGCTGTCAGACCGTCTGAAGAAACACAAGACTTTGCGTGTCGCTCCACCCACTCCACGCTCCATTAGCTATCCCCTGAACACTCTACAG ATGGATCCACAGGGTAATCCAGTTAGCATAACTGTTCCTCATGTCCAGCTTATCAACCCTGAGAACCAGATCGTTGAG CCGGAGGGCAATATGGCACTGGACAGTGATGAAGGTGAAGAACCATCTCCTGAAGCCATGGCTCGCTACCTCTCAATGAGGCGGCACACTGTGGGGGTACCAGACCAAAG GACAGAGATGCAGGAGGACCTCCAGAAACTGCCACCGGGTTTTCCTCGGGGAGCAGTGCCTCAGCCCCCTTTTCCTCCACTCTCGCCAGCAATGGGACAAATGCACACTCTCATGCCAACCCAGAGCCTCCAGCCCACACAGCAGTTGGAATACAAG GAGCAGTCGCTGCTGCAACCACCCACTCTGCAGTTACTCAATGGCATGGGACCCCTGGGTCGACGAGCTTCAGATGGCGGTGCCAATATCCAACTGCATGCTCAGCTTTTGAAGAGGCCCCGGGGCCCATCACCACTTGTTACCAGTCCA CACCCTATCCCTGCTGTCGCTCCGGTGGATGAAGAGGGATCAGATGGCGAACCAGATCAAGAGGCAGTGCAGAG ATCCAGTTATAAAGATTGCAACACCCTGCACCTTCCCATGGAACGCTTCTCACCCGTCAGACGCTTCTCTGATGGTGCCGCTACCATTCAAGCCTTCAAAACGCACCTAGAGAACGGTAGCCTCCTTAAGCAACTCAAGCAG GAGTGTGAACAGCTACAGAAAATGTATGCGATTCAGCAAGATGAGCGGTTCCTGGAGCACACCCAGCAACAGCATGTCCTCTACCAGCAAGAGCAACAAATCCTCCACCAGCAAATCCAG GGTCTATCTTTAGGCCATGGAGAGAGCCAGCCCAGTCACCTAACCCACCAGCTCCAGAG GTTGCGCATCCAACCATCCAGTCCTCCACCAACACATCCCAGCAACCACCTCTTCAGACAGCCAAATCAGAGTTCTCCACCTGGCTCTGCAGGCATTATGCAAGGGCACG GTCCATCTTCAGTCCCCTTTCAACATGGTTCTCCTTCACTGTACCAGGGCCAAAGTGGTAGCCCACCCCCCACAGGTCTTCAAAGAGTATCGCTACcaaccaatcagcagtcagCATCTGTCCACCCATCTGTCCCAATGGCTCCGGGTGTACCTCAGCAGCAGCAA GTGACAATCCAAGTGCAGGAAGTGGAGTTAGCAGGTGGACAACAGAGACAAGGCAGCTTTTTGTCCACACCTTGTGGACACAGAGTTCTTGGGAAGCAGTTGAGTGCAGACAATGCGGAGTCTCACAG TCGAAGCCTGGGACGCTTCACATCAGCTTATGAGCAGACCCAGTTCAATCCCCACCTTTTTTCTGGTGATGCAACCACCCGCCCCCCACCTGGAGTGGTGAGCTCTTATAACCCTTATCTGCAGGGAGCCTCTCTCAAAGTACCTGGCTTGGAAGGTTACCAGAGTGGAACATTGGGGACCAGTGGTTACGGCACCCCATCAACACTACAGCAAGCATTACTCTCTCCAACGCCATTGGACTACCGTCCCCCACAACAGCATGTAACACCCACTCTGCAGGGGCTCCTGTCCCCCCGCCACTCTTTAACAGGCCATGCAGATCCCAGACTACCGCTCCAGGACCTGGCTGCACTGCAGAAGAGGCAGCTTCCTCGCtcatgcccagcacccccgaCACAACCCACCAGTGCAGCACCAGAATACGAAGAGATGCTGCTGTTGCGTCAGCTTGGCCAGGGTGAGACTTTGGAACCACAGGCACCCCAGGGATCTCCAGGAGGCAAACATtaccaccacctcctccagatACGATCACCAGAAGTCCAGCCACAGCAAGCCCCCAGTCCCACCTTGCCCCACTCGGAGAGCATGGAGGAAGATGAGGTACCATCTGCCTACCACCACACACATGAAGGCCTGCTGGCCAAAGCAGCAGACGGTCAAGAGCTCCTGAGTCCTCCTAGAGGCGGCACTCCTCCCTACAGTTCCCCTACACACAGACATGGGTATATCAGTCTGAGTCCTCCAGTAACTCGAG ATCCTGAAAATGTAGAGTGCAGACCGGCAGGGCAAGCCATGGAGGTGCCTGATCATAATGGTTTGGGCTTTTCACGAGGTCAGCAAGGAGATGCGTACAGGTCCCGAGGACAACTCCAACGCCACCACACTATCCAGACGTGTGATGATGCATAT GACCAGACCGAGCCCATGTCTGGGATGAGCCTGTTGGCCGGGAAAGCCCTAAGTTCTGCTCGCATGTCAGACATTCTCAGCCAGACGTCACTGTCAGGAAGCCAGCAGCTGCACCAGCGGGAAGAGTCAG TATGTGACGGTGAAGGGGAGCTCCATGCGGCGGCCTGTTATCCCTCTTCCTGCACCACAGATATGCTCCTCAGCTACAAGCCACCTGACCTGCAGTACAGCATGGAGCAGGCTGGAGTCTAG